One genomic segment of Devosia sp. includes these proteins:
- a CDS encoding cytochrome b/b6, producing the protein MSEHSTYTPGNAVEKWLDDRLPVVRFAKEHLMDFPTPKNLNYWWTFGAILVMCLGVQIVTGVILAMHYTPNVGMAFNSVEFIKRDVNGGRIIQATHAVGASMFFVALYIHIFRGLFYGSYKAPREIIWILGVLIFVLTMATAFMGYILPWGQMSFWGATVISNIFSAIPLVGENIKQLVLGGFAVGNPTLNRFFSLHYLLPFIIAAVVGLHIWALHVPGNNNPIGVEVKDSRDTVPFHPYYTMKDLFAMVLFMIPFAWFVFFAPDILGHPDNYIMANSMVTPAEIVPEWYLLPFYTILRAIDFNVLFIDSKLGGVIAMGGSMLMLLIVPWLDTSKVRSGSFRPMFKWFFALFVINFIGLMYLGAQPAEGIYVTLAKVCTAFYFIYFLVVLPVLSRIETPRPLPTSISESVLGKAHA; encoded by the coding sequence ATGTCCGAACATTCTACCTATACTCCCGGAAATGCCGTCGAGAAGTGGCTCGATGACCGCCTGCCGGTGGTGCGCTTCGCCAAAGAGCACCTGATGGATTTCCCCACGCCGAAGAACCTCAACTACTGGTGGACCTTCGGCGCCATCCTGGTCATGTGCCTTGGCGTTCAGATCGTCACCGGCGTCATCCTGGCGATGCACTACACGCCGAATGTGGGCATGGCGTTCAATTCGGTCGAATTCATCAAGCGCGACGTCAATGGCGGGCGCATTATCCAGGCCACCCACGCCGTGGGGGCTTCCATGTTCTTCGTCGCCCTCTACATCCACATTTTCCGCGGCCTGTTCTACGGCTCCTACAAGGCGCCGCGCGAGATCATCTGGATTCTGGGCGTCCTGATTTTCGTGCTGACCATGGCGACCGCCTTCATGGGTTACATCCTGCCCTGGGGGCAGATGTCCTTCTGGGGCGCCACCGTGATCTCGAACATTTTCTCCGCCATTCCGCTGGTCGGCGAGAATATCAAGCAGCTGGTGCTGGGCGGCTTCGCCGTCGGCAACCCGACGCTCAACCGCTTCTTCTCGCTGCATTACCTGCTGCCGTTCATCATCGCGGCCGTGGTGGGGCTGCATATCTGGGCGCTGCACGTGCCGGGCAACAACAACCCGATTGGCGTAGAGGTCAAGGATAGCCGCGATACCGTCCCCTTCCATCCCTACTACACGATGAAGGACCTGTTCGCGATGGTGCTCTTCATGATCCCCTTCGCATGGTTCGTGTTCTTCGCTCCGGACATTCTTGGTCATCCGGACAACTACATCATGGCCAACAGCATGGTGACGCCCGCGGAAATTGTCCCGGAATGGTACCTGTTGCCGTTCTACACCATCCTGCGCGCCATCGACTTCAACGTGCTCTTCATCGACAGCAAGCTGGGCGGCGTGATTGCCATGGGCGGCTCGATGCTGATGCTCCTGATCGTGCCGTGGCTGGATACGTCCAAGGTGCGTTCGGGTTCGTTCCGTCCGATGTTCAAGTGGTTCTTCGCGCTGTTCGTGATCAACTTCATCGGCCTGATGTATCTGGGCGCACAGCCGGCTGAAGGCATCTATGTCACCCTCGCCAAGGTCTGCACCGCGTTCTACTTCATCTACTTCCTCGTCGTGCTGCCTGTGTTGTCCCGCATTGAGACGCCCAGGCCGCTGCCGACGAGCATTTCCGAGAGCGTTCTCGGCAAGGCACACGCGTGA